Proteins from one Leptospira meyeri genomic window:
- a CDS encoding UTP--glucose-1-phosphate uridylyltransferase has protein sequence MDKQKSDQLIRETMKAAGLTDAFIADFITKVDAVRNGETGMVKWEEVGDLDPKTDEISLESIHSSYPTDLSLLSKLVVIKLNGGLGTSMGLDKAKSLIPIKGSMSFLAVMAKQIEFIRSEFGINVPLLFMDSYNTQKDSQEELEKNGFKQTLRTSFLQNKVPRLDAETFTPIQNKNEKENWCPPGHGDIYFTMVQEGILDELLSKGYEIAFLSNGDNLGATVDPHIVSYLLRENIHFAMEMTPKTLADKKGGAIYRKTIGGKFLKYELLETAQVPKEHENEFSGLGKFRTFSTNNLWINLKALKERFSQGNFSLSLIVNPKQVDGKSVIQLETAMGSAVGNFQRFKGIIIPRDRFAPVKKTEDYLIRRSDAYVLNDDYSLTMTKERKAAGLGEVLVHLDETYYKKIHQFDHLFQQYPSLLYCEELKVLGEVLFDIPISIKGKVTFQNQSGALKKISSLNRKEFANETISL, from the coding sequence ATGGATAAACAAAAATCGGACCAATTGATCAGAGAAACTATGAAAGCCGCAGGTCTTACTGATGCCTTCATTGCCGATTTTATCACGAAGGTAGATGCCGTGCGAAACGGTGAAACAGGGATGGTCAAGTGGGAAGAAGTAGGAGATTTGGATCCCAAAACCGATGAAATTTCCTTAGAATCCATCCATTCTTCTTATCCTACTGATCTCAGTTTGTTATCTAAATTAGTCGTGATCAAATTGAATGGAGGACTTGGGACCAGCATGGGTCTAGACAAAGCGAAGTCCCTCATTCCCATCAAAGGTTCGATGTCTTTTCTTGCTGTGATGGCAAAACAAATTGAGTTCATTCGTTCCGAGTTTGGAATCAATGTACCTCTGCTTTTTATGGATTCTTATAATACACAAAAAGACTCACAAGAGGAATTAGAAAAAAACGGATTCAAACAAACACTCCGAACTAGCTTTTTGCAGAACAAAGTGCCGAGGTTAGATGCAGAAACATTTACGCCCATCCAAAACAAAAATGAAAAAGAGAACTGGTGCCCGCCAGGGCATGGTGATATTTATTTTACTATGGTCCAAGAAGGAATTTTGGATGAATTACTTTCAAAAGGTTATGAAATTGCTTTCCTTTCGAATGGGGATAACTTAGGAGCTACCGTAGATCCGCATATTGTAAGTTATCTTTTGAGAGAAAACATTCATTTTGCAATGGAGATGACTCCAAAAACATTAGCAGACAAAAAAGGTGGAGCTATCTATCGCAAAACAATTGGTGGAAAGTTTCTGAAGTATGAACTTCTGGAAACAGCACAAGTCCCTAAAGAACATGAAAACGAATTTAGTGGGCTTGGGAAATTTAGAACTTTTTCGACCAACAATCTTTGGATCAATTTAAAAGCCCTAAAAGAAAGATTTAGCCAAGGAAACTTCTCTTTATCGCTCATTGTAAATCCGAAACAGGTTGATGGGAAATCAGTCATTCAATTGGAAACAGCAATGGGAAGTGCAGTCGGGAATTTTCAAAGATTTAAAGGAATCATTATCCCGAGAGATCGATTTGCACCTGTCAAAAAAACTGAGGACTATTTGATCCGTAGGTCAGATGCTTATGTATTAAATGATGATTATTCTCTCACGATGACAAAGGAAAGAAAAGCGGCAGGACTTGGTGAGGTACTCGTTCATTTGGATGAAACTTATTATAAAAAAATTCACCAGTTTGATCATCTCTTCCAACAATATCCGTCTTTGCTATATTGTGAAGAATTAAAGGTATTGGGAGAAGTCTTATTTGATATACCAATCTCAATCAAAGGGAAGGTAACTTTTCAAAACCAATCAGGTGCGTTAAAAAAGATCTCTTCCTTGAATCGTAAGGAATTTGCAAACGAAACAATTTCTTTATGA
- a CDS encoding LA_0364 family Cys-rich lipoprotein, giving the protein MKQILFFCILLFILSCGAPFSFRTACYERNKCSTIEGECFIRNDAFYKVATNSPEYSAQDLTAIVGSCLGLEKTCRKNCESGTVF; this is encoded by the coding sequence ATGAAGCAGATTTTATTTTTTTGTATTCTTTTGTTTATTTTAAGTTGTGGAGCTCCTTTCTCTTTTCGGACAGCTTGTTATGAGCGGAACAAGTGTTCAACGATAGAAGGAGAGTGTTTTATCCGAAATGATGCCTTTTACAAGGTTGCTACAAATAGTCCAGAGTATAGTGCGCAGGATCTAACAGCCATTGTCGGAAGTTGTTTGGGTTTAGAAAAAACATGTCGCAAAAATTGCGAAAGTGGGACGGTTTTTTAA